The Cyprinus carpio isolate SPL01 chromosome A3, ASM1834038v1, whole genome shotgun sequence genomic interval agacagacagacagatagatagatagatagatagacagacagagagatagatagatagagagatagatagcatcagatagacagacagagatagatagacagacagacagacagatagatatcatcagatagacagacagagagatagatagatagatagatagatagatagatagatagatagatagatagatagatagaaagaaatcatcagatagatagatagaaaaaaaaacaaaaaaaacgatagatagatagatagatagatagatagatagatagaaatcatcagatagatagatagatagatagatagatagaaagaaatcatcagatagatagatagatagaacgatagatagaacgatagatagatagatagatagatagatagatagatagatatcatcagacagatagatagatagatagatagatagatagatatcatcagacagatagatagatagatagatagatagatagatagatagatagatagatataatcagacagatagatagatagatagatagatagatagaacgatagatagatagatagatagatagatagatagatagatagaaagaaaaaaattaaggtatATACATAGAAATCAGATAAatatcagatagatagatagatagatagatagatagatagataaatagataaatagatagatagaaagaaatcatcagatagatagatagatagatagatagatagatagatagatagataggcacaTAAGTATTTAAGCAAATTACAGAAGAGACAGATGGAAAGGAAGTATAACAcacaggtagacagacagacagacagacagattctCACCTGTAGTCGCACGTTAAACATCATGGAGGCGATAACATAGAGGTAAGGGAATCTGATTCGGAGTCTCCAGGCGAGATCAAAGAAGATGAGCAGAGTTCTGCTGAGCCCTTTCGAGAACACACCGTACGAGCCCGACACACGCAGCACTAACTGCGACAGTCCCGCCATAGACACCGCTTCACTGACGACTCGCACACACGACCACGAGCGTGTGTTACAGCGAGGATTTAACACTCATCTCGCCTCAGCTGGAATCAGTCTCCATCTGTTAGGATTCTGTCTAGGGAAGACGGGCTCATGAACAGATGTCATCAGTTTCTACTTCCTGTCAACgtcaaaataagtgcacttcttcCTAAACCCAGGGACACTGAAGGATAAGAAAGCAGATCAGCTTAAACATAGTTTAATTCCCTCAaatgaatgttaaataattaagtgaaCAAATACTAATTCATTAAAACAAGTGGGAGTGTCCACTCCTCCACTGAGCGAACCAGCTCTTAAgagtttttaatttaagaatCAAACAAAAACGGCCACGCCCTTGTcctgttttgattcactaaaaagaaccgactcaaaagAATCATTCAGAAATCTGACTACACACCGATCCCGTTGAACGATTCTGTCAATTTCAATGTTATCTATGTGacgtttattaaaaaatatctattttgtattgtatatacTATTGTTATACAGCACCCCCCCACCCCGGAATTTTTAAAAggtgaaattaaaaattaagaaccAAAAAAAGAATTGAGATACAAAGCTAGGCCAAATAATGTCGAGCTTCCTAGTCTTCTCAGGAAAAGAGGTTATCAGAAtagtaattttgaaaatgtttaatcattttaaaccaaaattatttttggCATGCATACTGTATGGCATGTACTTATCATAAAGAATATGATTTACTTAATCAGCTACTTCTATTGGCtaaatttaatatacataaatgtaaatatggggAAATAAGcctttctttttagttttaaaggCAGAAGTTCAGCGATACTTAAACATGTtaagtttgaaaaacaaaaacaaaacaaaaaaaaagctgtaaaatgtgttcatatttgtaaacattgccatgttttatttaactttatcttttgattttgttttgtttatcctAATGTGTTTGTACCACTGGCTGTATTTGCAATtctttaaaaccaaataaatgaataaaacgaAACAAAATAAGTGCAGGGAAAGTAAGCTGGAGGACTTTTATTCTGTAGGGGACCGAGCGGAAATGCGCTTGTAAACCTGTTGGTGTCGCTTCCTGTCCTGGGTGGTGCCTTCAAACTTTCTTACTCGACTTCATTCCTGTGTGTGGCAATGAGTGAATGGAGAAAACTGGTCGTATAAAAGCTGAACAAGTGTTGTTTTGAACGGAGTCGTTTATTTGACTCATCTTGATACATTTCGCGCGGAGGGAGAGTAAATATCGAGTTAAAGTCATGCAGGCCATCAAGTGTGTGGTCGTCGGGGACGGGTGAGTACACTTTACTGTCTCTCTGAGTCTGTACTGACACTCTCTCACCCAGAAGATGTCTGGGCTCACTGTGTTTCACTGGCCGTGTCTCAAAGCCCAGAGAACCGCCACCTTAGACAGATTTAAAGCA includes:
- the LOC122138469 gene encoding small integral membrane protein 10-like protein 2A, translating into MAGLSQLVLRVSGSYGVFSKGLSRTLLIFFDLAWRLRIRFPYLYVIASMMFNVRLQVHIEIH